From Eremothecium sinecaudum strain ATCC 58844 chromosome V, complete sequence, a single genomic window includes:
- a CDS encoding uncharacterized protein (Syntenic homolog of Ashbya gossypii ABL113W; Syntenic homolog of Saccharomyces cerevisiae YDR239C): MSDENRKRFLAFDFNENNNVGGSAFVGLSTEQVRKCDERSPSRNSESIIDADSLFLADAIDTINNPSIYSNAGETDVTNGSIRDATGLSDSRSFSSLERSFRSLLKPASVAPPEIYRSNQNGKSDILSQDRSNTISDSSTRRSNTNDGSLLGHSRQRSEVDELVEHLDQYISATGDDSKLEDISATQPENDPVPVDDDDDFFYEKNEHGEFISPISVIAPLIVTGGDDDYDFPIDFSESSQSRERSLTADKLNEQTGNGELSSRCRSKNNSLVDLSVDTSKFHSESMPALLNTRVSPYPIYDGSFDDTSSAPKNFRVVNDNRGRFYLNDTATEDEESIGQTKESILYEFATSDGNASKASSFQERNFLGNLPNPNLQLQESSKTGDILRTASDTVDRMSGKSSTEKAQLDKNVRLVSSYVEELKLKYFPTSNSLQPPPNLPLSLKTKNTADQQQSIKVRIRTSSKQIGIKHGRAKQKLLSLETANEAELPTNLERADHTKEFQEMLHRERGVGDSQPMFYETSGFEGYDSDDLLAPLRESKQGGGSRASMLLKRTDTITSYFTKTQERLANNDCYPDRFQNALQHTESRLTLHSTGVPSGRPTDIDSESEDAVQRDSVDYTSYRNQYGTGLKVANPDSNSG; this comes from the coding sequence ATGTCGGATGAAAACAGAAAAAGGTTTTTAGCATTTGACTTTAATGAAAACAATAACGTAGGCGGTAGTGCGTTTGTGGGTCTATCTACGGAACAAGTACGAAAATGTGATGAGCGCTCTCCGAGCAGGAATTCTGAGTCAATAATAGATGCAGATAGCCTATTTTTGGCTGACGCTATTGATACTATAAACAACCCTTCAATATACTCAAATGCAGGGGAAACAGATGTTACTAATGGGTCTATTAGGGATGCCACAGGATTGTCTGATTCTCGGTCATTTTCTAGTTTGGAGCGGTCTTTCAGGTCTTTACTAAAACCTGCATCGGTTGCCCCTCCCGAAATATATCGAAGCAATCAAAATGGTAAGAGCGACATTTTATCACAAGATCGCAGTAATACTATTTCAGACTCTTCTACTAGGAGATCAAATACAAATGATGGTTCTCTACTCGGTCATTCAAGACAGCGTTCAGAAGTAGATGAACTAGTGGAACACCTTGATCAGTATATCAGTGCCACAGGAGATGACTCAAAGCTAGAAGATATCTCTGCAACGCAGCCCGAGAATGATCCTGTTCCTGTCGACGACGACGATGATTTCTTCTACGAAAAAAATGAACATGGGGAATTTATTTCACCCATTTCGGTAATAGCTCCTTTGATTGTGACTGGCGGCGACGATGATTATGATTTTCCAATTGACTTTTCAGAATCCAGCCAAAGCAGGGAGCGATCTCTGACAGCTGATAAACTTAATGAGCAAACAGGCAATGGTGAATTATCATCACGTTGTAGATCGAAGAATAATTCTCTCGTTGATTTATCGGTTGATACATCAAAGTTTCATTCCGAATCAATGCCTGCCCTGTTAAATACTAGGGTAAGTCCCTATCCTATATATGACGGCTCATTTGATGATACTAGCTCAGCCCCAAAGAATTTTCGAGTTGTAAATGATAATCGAGGGAGGTTTTATTTGAATGATACAGCCACCGAGGACGAAGAAAGTATTGGCCAAACAAAGGAATCAATATTATACGAGTTTGCAACTTCAGATGGCAATGCTAGCAAAGCATCGTCTTTTCAAGAGCGTAATTTTTTAGGCAATTTGCCTAACCCTAACTTGCAGCTACAGGAGAGTTCAAAAACGGGGGATATACTTAGAACTGCGAGCGATACGGTAGACCGGATGAGCGGCAAAAGTTCTACAGAGAAAGCACAACTGGACAAAAACGTGCGACTGGTCTCTAGTTATGTAGAGGAACTGAAATTGAAGTATTTTCCCACATCAAACTCTTTGCAACCTCCGCCGAACCTTCCATTATCTTTGAAAACTAAAAACACTGCAGACCAACAACAAAGCATAAAGGTTAGGATTAGAACTAGTTCAAAACAAATAGGAATTAAACATGGAAGAGCAAAACAAAAATTACTCAGTTTAGAGACCGCTAATGAAGCAGAGCTTCCTACAAACTTGGAAAGAGCAGATCACACTAAGGAATTCCAAGAAATGTTGCACCGAGAACGCGGCGTAGGCGATTCCCAACCCATGTTTTACGAAACATCCGGGTTCGAGGGATATGACAGTGATGATCTGTTAGCTCCATTACGAGAATCAAAACAGGGCGGAGGTTCTCGTGCATCGATGTTATTAAAGCGCACTGATACCATAACCAGTTACTTTACGAAAACTCAAGAGAGACTAGCTAATAATGACTGTTACCCAGACAGGTTTCAGAACGCACTCCAGCATACTGAAAGCAGACTTACTTTACATTCCACAGGAGTTCCTTCAGGCAGGCCTACAGATATCGATAGTGAATCTGAAGATGCCGTGCAACGTGATTCTGTGGATTACACTTCCTACCGTAATCAGTATGGAACTGGCCTTAAAGTGGCCAATCCTGACTCTAACAGTGGATAA